The DNA region TCATAGGCGCGGGCTTGAGCCAGAAACGCATCCACATTCAATTGCGGTGCCAGAGTCGCCGATCCCCCCGCCAGTTTCATCAACAGAGAAATTACCACCTTCGGATCTTGAGCGGCTAGCAGCGCCGCCCGATCACACGTAAATTCCGCACATCGCACCCACTCTAGAAGTTGGGCTTGTAAGCTTTGGGCGATCGCTCCGCCCAAGTTTGGCAGTTGATTGGCGGCAAGCACCATCAAGTTTGCCAGAGTCAAATACACCCCATGATCGCACTTGAGATGACCCAATTCATGAGCGATCACCGCTTGAATTTCAGGCGGAGTCAGCAGCTCAATCAGAGAGGTGTGCATGACAATAAACGGTTGCCGGCCCCGCATCGCAAACGTATAAGCGTTGGGAACCGGATGTTGGCGCACATAAAGTTGCGGCGGTTCTAGATCCAGAATTTTGCAGGCTTCTAACAGCAGTTGATGCAAATGCGGCAACTGCTGTTCGCCTACCAAAACACTAGAGGCAATATTGTCCAGGTAGAAAAACTGCTCACCAATTGGCCCTAGCAGATTTCGCACCAGCAGGTCTAACCCAGGCAGTTGCTTGAGGGAATTTGTCGCTTCCAGATCGAGCGGGTGACGAAATTGGTCTGCTTTCAGACCGATTAGCGGTGTTTTCAAGAAGTCCATGCCGGCTACATCCAACAGGTAAACAGTCCTAGACCTTTATTTTAATGCCGATTCTGTTGGCTTGCTTGCCGCCGATTCATTGTCCACTGCCACATCCACTTCCACATTCGCTTCCACGTCTTCAGGCTCACCCTGTATCCGCTGTAATTTAGCGCCGAGTTGCTGTAGTTTGACATCTAAGCGCTCATAACCCCGGTCTAAGTGCTGCAATCCTTGAATCGTGGTTTTGCCCTCTGCTGCCAGCCCAGCCAGCACCAAAGCGGCAGAAGCGCGTAAGTCGGTTGCCACCACCGGCGCACCTGAGAGCATCGGTACGCCCCGCACAATCGCGTGATTGCCTTTGACGCGAATATCTGCACCCATGCGGTTTAATTCCGCCACATGACGCAGACGATTCTCAAATACCGTCTCGCTAATGACACTGTCTCCCTCACTTATGGTGAGCAAGGCCATAAACTGCGCCTGCATATCAGTGGGGAAACCGGGATATGGCAATGTTTCAATATCCGTTGCTATATTATTTTCCCCTGGAATAACCCGCAGTTGGTATGGCGCATCAGCGATTATTTTCGCCCCAATCGCCCGCAGTTTAGCAATGACTGCCGTCAGATCATCCGGCACCACCGGCGACAGGCTGATTTCCGAACGGGTAATCGCCCCCGCGACCAAAAATGTCCCAGCTTCTATCCGATCAGGAATGATGCTGTAATCGGTCGAGTGCAATCTTGGCACTCCAGAAATCACAATGGTCTTGGTGCCGGCCCCTTGTATTTTTGCCCCCATTGAGCGGCAGAAATTCGCCAGATCCACAACTTCTGGCTCTTGAGCAGCGTTATCAATTGTGGTTTCTCCATCAGCCAGCGTCGCCGCCATCATCAGGGTTTCCGTTGCTCCTACGCTGGGGTAGTCCAGATAGATTTTGGCACCCTTTAAGCGCCGATTCGGGCCGGTAACATAAGCATGAACAATTCCATGATCAATTTGCACATCAGCCCCCATCGCCCGCAAACCGCGAACGTGAAGCTCAACCGGCCTGGCACCGATGGCACACCCTCCAGGTAGAGGAATTTGAGCCGCACCCAACCGGGCAAGTATTGGCCCAATTGCAAAGAAACTCGCTCTTAGCTGGCTCACCAACTCGTAAGGCGCTTGCGATTGCCCAATTTCGCTGGCATTAATGTCTAAAATGTCCCCATTTCGCTCTAATTTCACGCCTAGGGCTGAAAGAATTTGGCCCATGCGAGCGACGTCGGCTAATAACGGAACGTTGCGGATTCGGCAATCCTCTGGACAGAGCAATGCGCCAGCCATCACCACCAAGGCAGCGTTTTTCGCCCCGCTAATTTTGACATGGCCTTGCAGAGTAGACCGGCCCCAAATGTGCAGAATCGAGTTGTCTGCTTTTTCAGGAGATGCGTGATTATCTTTCAAGTTGAGAGAGGAAGTAATATGTTTACCCTCCAGAATCAATTAATACTTTGTAACTTCTGATTTGGTTCCGATTTTACCGGAAAGATGTCAGATGTCCAGATTTATGCTTCCATAAGTTAGCAGTTTCTTCAGCAAGATTGCTGAAATTAGAGATATTTAGCAAAGAGGCTTGACAGCCACAGTGAATGACGCTACGGTAATATACTGCGATACGAGATAAACCAGTAAGCGGAACTGGCGGAATTGGTAGACGCGCATGATTCAGGTTCATGTGGTGCAAGCCTTCCGGGTTCAAGTCCCGGGTTCCGCATTTTTAAGGATGAGAGATAAAAGATCAGTGAAATTATTTGTTGTGACCGATAACCAATCATTTTCGGATTCAGGCAAAGAAGTTTCACCCTTTATCCCTCATCTTTTATTTTTTCCATGCTGACGAGTCTTCAGAATTCTTTAGTCAAACAAATTCGGAAGTTGCACGCTTCCAAAGGCCGGCGGGAACAACAGCTATTTCTCATCGAAGGAACGCATTTGCTGGAAGAAGCCTGTGCGGTGGATTTTCCTCTCGTCACGGTTTGCTGCACGCCCCAATGGCAGGAACGTCACCCCAATCTTTGGCAAACGGCAACTGAAAAAGCCGATCGCTCAGAATTAGTGAGTCCAGAAGTGCTCACAGCGTTGGCAACCACGGTTAACCCGGATGGGGTGATCGCAACAGCACAACGGACGGCAACCGCTTCGCCCTCAGTCGCAACAGATTTGGGCATTGCCTTGGAAACGCTGCAAGATCCGGGCAACTTGGGTACCATTATCCGGACGGCAACGGCAGCCGGTGCCGGCGGTTTATGGCTGAGTGGGGATAGTGTAGATGCGGATCAGCCAAAGGTGCTGCGGGCGTCAGCAGGTGCCTGGTTTCGGTTGCCAATAATAGTCAGTGCTGATTTAAAAGCTGAAGTTGATCACTGCCGGCAGCAAGGGATGCAAGTAATCGCAACTGCTAGCAATGCCCCAGAAACTTATTGGGAAATTGACTACCGCCGCCCTACGCTGATTTTGCTGGGAAATGAAGGAGCTGGCTTATCTGCTAATTTAGTGGAGTTGGCAGACCGCCAAGTCAAAATTCCTCTCAAAGCCGGTGTGGAGTCGTTGAATGTGGCCATTGCTGCTGCCCTGATATTATACGAAGCGCAACGGCAACGCGGCTTTATTCCTGAGAATCAGTCGATTTGGGATACTTAGATTGAAAAAACTGCTCAATATCTGCGGCTGCTTGTTCTAGCTCAGTGAGATCAATTTTTTTTGCCCGCTTTTTGTCAGTTTTGGCAGGTGCCTCCCGTTCAACAGCCGGTTCTGATTTTTGCTGTTGAACTTCCGCGTCGCTCAAGGTTTTCTGCAATTGATCAAGTGAGTCGAAAAAGGATCGTGTAGCCTCTCGACGCAGATCTCGCTGATTCTCACGATCCATAGTGCTTGACTCCAAAATCGACAATTAACGACAAAGACTGCGACTGCTCACCTCGGCTTAGTGTTGCAAGATTGAAGGCAAATTTCTAAAATTCACAAATGTCGCCAATCTA from Microcoleus sp. FACHB-68 includes:
- a CDS encoding M48 family metallopeptidase, with amino-acid sequence MDFLKTPLIGLKADQFRHPLDLEATNSLKQLPGLDLLVRNLLGPIGEQFFYLDNIASSVLVGEQQLPHLHQLLLEACKILDLEPPQLYVRQHPVPNAYTFAMRGRQPFIVMHTSLIELLTPPEIQAVIAHELGHLKCDHGVYLTLANLMVLAANQLPNLGGAIAQSLQAQLLEWVRCAEFTCDRAALLAAQDPKVVISLLMKLAGGSATLAPQLNVDAFLAQARAYDDISRSQLGEMLKQAQTAQLTHPVPVLRAREIDRWASTKDYESLLHQREMRYNKNSEPKGGWRNW
- the murA gene encoding UDP-N-acetylglucosamine 1-carboxyvinyltransferase, whose amino-acid sequence is MTSSLNLKDNHASPEKADNSILHIWGRSTLQGHVKISGAKNAALVVMAGALLCPEDCRIRNVPLLADVARMGQILSALGVKLERNGDILDINASEIGQSQAPYELVSQLRASFFAIGPILARLGAAQIPLPGGCAIGARPVELHVRGLRAMGADVQIDHGIVHAYVTGPNRRLKGAKIYLDYPSVGATETLMMAATLADGETTIDNAAQEPEVVDLANFCRSMGAKIQGAGTKTIVISGVPRLHSTDYSIIPDRIEAGTFLVAGAITRSEISLSPVVPDDLTAVIAKLRAIGAKIIADAPYQLRVIPGENNIATDIETLPYPGFPTDMQAQFMALLTISEGDSVISETVFENRLRHVAELNRMGADIRVKGNHAIVRGVPMLSGAPVVATDLRASAALVLAGLAAEGKTTIQGLQHLDRGYERLDVKLQQLGAKLQRIQGEPEDVEANVEVDVAVDNESAASKPTESALK
- a CDS encoding RNA methyltransferase, which translates into the protein MLTSLQNSLVKQIRKLHASKGRREQQLFLIEGTHLLEEACAVDFPLVTVCCTPQWQERHPNLWQTATEKADRSELVSPEVLTALATTVNPDGVIATAQRTATASPSVATDLGIALETLQDPGNLGTIIRTATAAGAGGLWLSGDSVDADQPKVLRASAGAWFRLPIIVSADLKAEVDHCRQQGMQVIATASNAPETYWEIDYRRPTLILLGNEGAGLSANLVELADRQVKIPLKAGVESLNVAIAAALILYEAQRQRGFIPENQSIWDT